One genomic window of Conger conger chromosome 7, fConCon1.1, whole genome shotgun sequence includes the following:
- the gdpd5a gene encoding glycerophosphodiester phosphodiesterase domain-containing protein 5 isoform X3 produces MVKHQPLQVYERQLCLSCLTGIYGCRWKRYQRSHDDSSKWECMWFLILTSTFLLLLVWSYFWWAVQNDYSEFNWFLYNGSGEWSDGTIPILATTAAGFTYVAFLMMLALCHIAVGQQLNLYWLHKIGVMAAMLMTITGMISIHELWGGEWDIIVISLQATGPFLHIGALAAITALGWLMAGQVIRAEKTTPLTITSPCLMDRTSLKQRPDVIGHRGAPMLAPENTIMSFSKAVQQKVSGLEADVTISLDGVPFLMRDYTLRRTTDVEKVFPARQFNDASLFNWTELRSLNAGQWFLKDDPYWTVQSMSQRDQNRARNQTVCSLQELLRVAIRSNRSVIFNLRRPPPEHPRYNSWINDTLQAFHRSGIPQEQVMWTPDWGRVMVEQEAPGFRQISGVKLSVEVIRDRGLMGLHLHYSQTSAAEIRDLLVNNMNLSLYTVNEPWLYSLLWCSGVPAVSSDAPQILKKVPNPIWLMSPQEYCLVWITSDLVSFAIIIGVFAFQKWRLSGIRSYNPEQIMLSAAAVRSSHRDVSLMKEKLIFSEINNGTSSAEELSLYAENGYDGYTNEGIAH; encoded by the exons tgggAATGCATGTGGTTCCTGATCCTCACCTCCACCTTCCTGCTTCTCCTGGTCTGGTCCTATTTCTGGTGGGCTGTGCAGAATGACTACAGTGAGTTTAACTG gtttctgTATAATGGATCTGGGGAGTGGAGTGATGGGACCATTCCCATACTCGCCACCACAGCTGCAGGCTTCACTTATGTGGCCTTCTTAATG ATGTTAGCACTTTGCCACATAGCTGTGGGACAGCAACTGAATCTATACTGGCTCCACAAG ATTGGAGTGATGGCAGCCATGTTGATGACTATCACAGGCATGATCTCCATTCATGAGTTGTGGGGAGGGGAATGGGACATCATTGTGATCTCTCTGCAG GCCACAGGTCCCTTCCTGCACATAGGAGCCCTGGCTGCCATTACGGCTCTGGGCTGGTTAATGGCTGGTCAGGTCATCCGCGCCGAGAAAACAA CCCCCCTCACTATCACCTCCCCGTGCCTCATGGACCGGACCAGCCTAAAACAACGGCCTGATGTCATTGGCCATAGGGGAGCACCAATG CTGGCTCCGGAAAATACCATCATGTCCTTCAGCAAAGCTGTGCAGCAGAAGGTCAGCGGGTTGGAGGCCGACGTGACCATCAG TCTGGATGGAGTGCCCTTCCTAATGCGGGACTATACACTGAGGAGGACCACGGACGTGGAGAAGGTCTTCCCCGCCAGGCAGTTCAACGATGCATCCCTGTTCAACTGGACTGAACTGCGCTCCCTCAACGCAGGACAGTGGTTTTTAAAG GATGACCCCTACTGGACGGTCCAGTCTATGTCCCAGAGGGATCAGAACCGGGCCAGGAACCAGACAGTATGCAGCCTGCAGGAGCTGCTTCGGGTGGCAATTCGTTCTAACCGCTCGGTCATCTTTAACCTGCGCAGACCACCACCCGAACACCCTCGCTATAACAGCTGGATCAATGACACCCTGCAGGCATTCCACCGATCCGGAATACCCCAGGAGCAG GTGATGTGGACCCCTGACTGGGGGCGGGTTATGGTGGAGCAGGAGGCACCAGGGTTCCGGCAGATCTCTGGGGTCAAGCTGTCTGTGGAAGTCATTCGGGACAGGGGCCTCATGGGACTGCACCTGCACTACAGCCAGACCAGTGCTGCAGAAATCCG GGATCTCCTGGTAAACAACATGAACCTCAGTCTGTACACTGTGAATGAGCCATGGCTCTACTCCCTGCTGTGGTGCAGCGGTGTGCCCGCCGTCTCCTCCGACGCCCCTCAGATCCTTAAAAAGGTGCCTAACCCCATATGGCTCATG AGTCCACAGGAATACTGCTTGGTCTGGATAACTTCGGATCTTGTGTCCTTCGCTATTATAATAGGAGTATTTGCATTCCAAAA GTGGAGGCTGAGCGGCATTCGCAGCTACAACCCTGAGCAGATCATGCTCAGTGCCGCCGCTGTCCGCAGCTCCCACCGTGACGTCAGCCTCATGAAGGAGAAGCTCATCTTCTCAG AAATAAACAATGGCACCAGCAGCGCAGAGGAGCTGTCACTGTATGCAGAGAATGGATACGACGGCTACACCAATGAAGGGATCGCCCACTGA
- the gdpd5a gene encoding glycerophosphodiester phosphodiesterase domain-containing protein 5 isoform X2, whose protein sequence is MVKHQPLQVYERQLCLSCLTGIYGCRWKRYQRSHDDSSKWECMWFLILTSTFLLLLVWSYFWWAVQNDYSEFNWFLYNGSGEWSDGTIPILATTAAGFTYVAFLMMLALCHIAVGQQLNLYWLHKIGVMAAMLMTITGMISIHELWGGEWDIIVISLQATGPFLHIGALAAITALGWLMAGQVIRAEKTRFQVVLLLFYLSVLLALYLAPLTITSPCLMDRTSLKQRPDVIGHRGAPMLAPENTIMSFSKAVQQKVSGLEADVTISLDGVPFLMRDYTLRRTTDVEKVFPARQFNDASLFNWTELRSLNAGQWFLKDDPYWTVQSMSQRDQNRARNQTVCSLQELLRVAIRSNRSVIFNLRRPPPEHPRYNSWINDTLQAFHRSGIPQEQVMWTPDWGRVMVEQEAPGFRQISGVKLSVEVIRDRGLMGLHLHYSQTSAAEIRDLLVNNMNLSLYTVNEPWLYSLLWCSGVPAVSSDAPQILKKSPQEYCLVWITSDLVSFAIIIGVFAFQKWRLSGIRSYNPEQIMLSAAAVRSSHRDVSLMKEKLIFSEINNGTSSAEELSLYAENGYDGYTNEGIAH, encoded by the exons tgggAATGCATGTGGTTCCTGATCCTCACCTCCACCTTCCTGCTTCTCCTGGTCTGGTCCTATTTCTGGTGGGCTGTGCAGAATGACTACAGTGAGTTTAACTG gtttctgTATAATGGATCTGGGGAGTGGAGTGATGGGACCATTCCCATACTCGCCACCACAGCTGCAGGCTTCACTTATGTGGCCTTCTTAATG ATGTTAGCACTTTGCCACATAGCTGTGGGACAGCAACTGAATCTATACTGGCTCCACAAG ATTGGAGTGATGGCAGCCATGTTGATGACTATCACAGGCATGATCTCCATTCATGAGTTGTGGGGAGGGGAATGGGACATCATTGTGATCTCTCTGCAG GCCACAGGTCCCTTCCTGCACATAGGAGCCCTGGCTGCCATTACGGCTCTGGGCTGGTTAATGGCTGGTCAGGTCATCCGCGCCGAGAAAACAA GGTTCCAGGTAGTCCTGCTTCTGTTCTACCTGAGTGTCCTCCTGGCTCTCTACCTAGCCCCCCTCACTATCACCTCCCCGTGCCTCATGGACCGGACCAGCCTAAAACAACGGCCTGATGTCATTGGCCATAGGGGAGCACCAATG CTGGCTCCGGAAAATACCATCATGTCCTTCAGCAAAGCTGTGCAGCAGAAGGTCAGCGGGTTGGAGGCCGACGTGACCATCAG TCTGGATGGAGTGCCCTTCCTAATGCGGGACTATACACTGAGGAGGACCACGGACGTGGAGAAGGTCTTCCCCGCCAGGCAGTTCAACGATGCATCCCTGTTCAACTGGACTGAACTGCGCTCCCTCAACGCAGGACAGTGGTTTTTAAAG GATGACCCCTACTGGACGGTCCAGTCTATGTCCCAGAGGGATCAGAACCGGGCCAGGAACCAGACAGTATGCAGCCTGCAGGAGCTGCTTCGGGTGGCAATTCGTTCTAACCGCTCGGTCATCTTTAACCTGCGCAGACCACCACCCGAACACCCTCGCTATAACAGCTGGATCAATGACACCCTGCAGGCATTCCACCGATCCGGAATACCCCAGGAGCAG GTGATGTGGACCCCTGACTGGGGGCGGGTTATGGTGGAGCAGGAGGCACCAGGGTTCCGGCAGATCTCTGGGGTCAAGCTGTCTGTGGAAGTCATTCGGGACAGGGGCCTCATGGGACTGCACCTGCACTACAGCCAGACCAGTGCTGCAGAAATCCG GGATCTCCTGGTAAACAACATGAACCTCAGTCTGTACACTGTGAATGAGCCATGGCTCTACTCCCTGCTGTGGTGCAGCGGTGTGCCCGCCGTCTCCTCCGACGCCCCTCAGATCCTTAAAAAG AGTCCACAGGAATACTGCTTGGTCTGGATAACTTCGGATCTTGTGTCCTTCGCTATTATAATAGGAGTATTTGCATTCCAAAA GTGGAGGCTGAGCGGCATTCGCAGCTACAACCCTGAGCAGATCATGCTCAGTGCCGCCGCTGTCCGCAGCTCCCACCGTGACGTCAGCCTCATGAAGGAGAAGCTCATCTTCTCAG AAATAAACAATGGCACCAGCAGCGCAGAGGAGCTGTCACTGTATGCAGAGAATGGATACGACGGCTACACCAATGAAGGGATCGCCCACTGA
- the gdpd5a gene encoding glycerophosphodiester phosphodiesterase domain-containing protein 5 isoform X1 has translation MVKHQPLQVYERQLCLSCLTGIYGCRWKRYQRSHDDSSKWECMWFLILTSTFLLLLVWSYFWWAVQNDYSEFNWFLYNGSGEWSDGTIPILATTAAGFTYVAFLMMLALCHIAVGQQLNLYWLHKIGVMAAMLMTITGMISIHELWGGEWDIIVISLQATGPFLHIGALAAITALGWLMAGQVIRAEKTRFQVVLLLFYLSVLLALYLAPLTITSPCLMDRTSLKQRPDVIGHRGAPMLAPENTIMSFSKAVQQKVSGLEADVTISLDGVPFLMRDYTLRRTTDVEKVFPARQFNDASLFNWTELRSLNAGQWFLKDDPYWTVQSMSQRDQNRARNQTVCSLQELLRVAIRSNRSVIFNLRRPPPEHPRYNSWINDTLQAFHRSGIPQEQVMWTPDWGRVMVEQEAPGFRQISGVKLSVEVIRDRGLMGLHLHYSQTSAAEIRDLLVNNMNLSLYTVNEPWLYSLLWCSGVPAVSSDAPQILKKVPNPIWLMSPQEYCLVWITSDLVSFAIIIGVFAFQKWRLSGIRSYNPEQIMLSAAAVRSSHRDVSLMKEKLIFSEINNGTSSAEELSLYAENGYDGYTNEGIAH, from the exons tgggAATGCATGTGGTTCCTGATCCTCACCTCCACCTTCCTGCTTCTCCTGGTCTGGTCCTATTTCTGGTGGGCTGTGCAGAATGACTACAGTGAGTTTAACTG gtttctgTATAATGGATCTGGGGAGTGGAGTGATGGGACCATTCCCATACTCGCCACCACAGCTGCAGGCTTCACTTATGTGGCCTTCTTAATG ATGTTAGCACTTTGCCACATAGCTGTGGGACAGCAACTGAATCTATACTGGCTCCACAAG ATTGGAGTGATGGCAGCCATGTTGATGACTATCACAGGCATGATCTCCATTCATGAGTTGTGGGGAGGGGAATGGGACATCATTGTGATCTCTCTGCAG GCCACAGGTCCCTTCCTGCACATAGGAGCCCTGGCTGCCATTACGGCTCTGGGCTGGTTAATGGCTGGTCAGGTCATCCGCGCCGAGAAAACAA GGTTCCAGGTAGTCCTGCTTCTGTTCTACCTGAGTGTCCTCCTGGCTCTCTACCTAGCCCCCCTCACTATCACCTCCCCGTGCCTCATGGACCGGACCAGCCTAAAACAACGGCCTGATGTCATTGGCCATAGGGGAGCACCAATG CTGGCTCCGGAAAATACCATCATGTCCTTCAGCAAAGCTGTGCAGCAGAAGGTCAGCGGGTTGGAGGCCGACGTGACCATCAG TCTGGATGGAGTGCCCTTCCTAATGCGGGACTATACACTGAGGAGGACCACGGACGTGGAGAAGGTCTTCCCCGCCAGGCAGTTCAACGATGCATCCCTGTTCAACTGGACTGAACTGCGCTCCCTCAACGCAGGACAGTGGTTTTTAAAG GATGACCCCTACTGGACGGTCCAGTCTATGTCCCAGAGGGATCAGAACCGGGCCAGGAACCAGACAGTATGCAGCCTGCAGGAGCTGCTTCGGGTGGCAATTCGTTCTAACCGCTCGGTCATCTTTAACCTGCGCAGACCACCACCCGAACACCCTCGCTATAACAGCTGGATCAATGACACCCTGCAGGCATTCCACCGATCCGGAATACCCCAGGAGCAG GTGATGTGGACCCCTGACTGGGGGCGGGTTATGGTGGAGCAGGAGGCACCAGGGTTCCGGCAGATCTCTGGGGTCAAGCTGTCTGTGGAAGTCATTCGGGACAGGGGCCTCATGGGACTGCACCTGCACTACAGCCAGACCAGTGCTGCAGAAATCCG GGATCTCCTGGTAAACAACATGAACCTCAGTCTGTACACTGTGAATGAGCCATGGCTCTACTCCCTGCTGTGGTGCAGCGGTGTGCCCGCCGTCTCCTCCGACGCCCCTCAGATCCTTAAAAAGGTGCCTAACCCCATATGGCTCATG AGTCCACAGGAATACTGCTTGGTCTGGATAACTTCGGATCTTGTGTCCTTCGCTATTATAATAGGAGTATTTGCATTCCAAAA GTGGAGGCTGAGCGGCATTCGCAGCTACAACCCTGAGCAGATCATGCTCAGTGCCGCCGCTGTCCGCAGCTCCCACCGTGACGTCAGCCTCATGAAGGAGAAGCTCATCTTCTCAG AAATAAACAATGGCACCAGCAGCGCAGAGGAGCTGTCACTGTATGCAGAGAATGGATACGACGGCTACACCAATGAAGGGATCGCCCACTGA
- the gdpd5a gene encoding glycerophosphodiester phosphodiesterase domain-containing protein 5 isoform X4 — translation MMLALCHIAVGQQLNLYWLHKIGVMAAMLMTITGMISIHELWGGEWDIIVISLQATGPFLHIGALAAITALGWLMAGQVIRAEKTRFQVVLLLFYLSVLLALYLAPLTITSPCLMDRTSLKQRPDVIGHRGAPMLAPENTIMSFSKAVQQKVSGLEADVTISLDGVPFLMRDYTLRRTTDVEKVFPARQFNDASLFNWTELRSLNAGQWFLKDDPYWTVQSMSQRDQNRARNQTVCSLQELLRVAIRSNRSVIFNLRRPPPEHPRYNSWINDTLQAFHRSGIPQEQVMWTPDWGRVMVEQEAPGFRQISGVKLSVEVIRDRGLMGLHLHYSQTSAAEIRDLLVNNMNLSLYTVNEPWLYSLLWCSGVPAVSSDAPQILKKVPNPIWLMSPQEYCLVWITSDLVSFAIIIGVFAFQKWRLSGIRSYNPEQIMLSAAAVRSSHRDVSLMKEKLIFSEINNGTSSAEELSLYAENGYDGYTNEGIAH, via the exons ATG ATGTTAGCACTTTGCCACATAGCTGTGGGACAGCAACTGAATCTATACTGGCTCCACAAG ATTGGAGTGATGGCAGCCATGTTGATGACTATCACAGGCATGATCTCCATTCATGAGTTGTGGGGAGGGGAATGGGACATCATTGTGATCTCTCTGCAG GCCACAGGTCCCTTCCTGCACATAGGAGCCCTGGCTGCCATTACGGCTCTGGGCTGGTTAATGGCTGGTCAGGTCATCCGCGCCGAGAAAACAA GGTTCCAGGTAGTCCTGCTTCTGTTCTACCTGAGTGTCCTCCTGGCTCTCTACCTAGCCCCCCTCACTATCACCTCCCCGTGCCTCATGGACCGGACCAGCCTAAAACAACGGCCTGATGTCATTGGCCATAGGGGAGCACCAATG CTGGCTCCGGAAAATACCATCATGTCCTTCAGCAAAGCTGTGCAGCAGAAGGTCAGCGGGTTGGAGGCCGACGTGACCATCAG TCTGGATGGAGTGCCCTTCCTAATGCGGGACTATACACTGAGGAGGACCACGGACGTGGAGAAGGTCTTCCCCGCCAGGCAGTTCAACGATGCATCCCTGTTCAACTGGACTGAACTGCGCTCCCTCAACGCAGGACAGTGGTTTTTAAAG GATGACCCCTACTGGACGGTCCAGTCTATGTCCCAGAGGGATCAGAACCGGGCCAGGAACCAGACAGTATGCAGCCTGCAGGAGCTGCTTCGGGTGGCAATTCGTTCTAACCGCTCGGTCATCTTTAACCTGCGCAGACCACCACCCGAACACCCTCGCTATAACAGCTGGATCAATGACACCCTGCAGGCATTCCACCGATCCGGAATACCCCAGGAGCAG GTGATGTGGACCCCTGACTGGGGGCGGGTTATGGTGGAGCAGGAGGCACCAGGGTTCCGGCAGATCTCTGGGGTCAAGCTGTCTGTGGAAGTCATTCGGGACAGGGGCCTCATGGGACTGCACCTGCACTACAGCCAGACCAGTGCTGCAGAAATCCG GGATCTCCTGGTAAACAACATGAACCTCAGTCTGTACACTGTGAATGAGCCATGGCTCTACTCCCTGCTGTGGTGCAGCGGTGTGCCCGCCGTCTCCTCCGACGCCCCTCAGATCCTTAAAAAGGTGCCTAACCCCATATGGCTCATG AGTCCACAGGAATACTGCTTGGTCTGGATAACTTCGGATCTTGTGTCCTTCGCTATTATAATAGGAGTATTTGCATTCCAAAA GTGGAGGCTGAGCGGCATTCGCAGCTACAACCCTGAGCAGATCATGCTCAGTGCCGCCGCTGTCCGCAGCTCCCACCGTGACGTCAGCCTCATGAAGGAGAAGCTCATCTTCTCAG AAATAAACAATGGCACCAGCAGCGCAGAGGAGCTGTCACTGTATGCAGAGAATGGATACGACGGCTACACCAATGAAGGGATCGCCCACTGA